The sequence ATAGCGTCGTTTCTATCAAATACCTCAATTTATAGTGAGGAGTTCTcttattctaaattttaattgaataacatttatattttgataattttttcatttaaaaatctaattttcttgccttttgaGATGCAAGATCACTACTACTTATGTTTTTGTGTTCAACTTCTGctaagattttattttcaacTGGTAATATCACCAATTCACTTAATCTTCTTTGTGACATATTCTatcttaaatatgattttattaactttaattttaaataacttttttctGCAAATGCAACTGTATGAT is a genomic window of Quercus lobata isolate SW786 chromosome 2, ValleyOak3.0 Primary Assembly, whole genome shotgun sequence containing:
- the LOC115973816 gene encoding uncharacterized protein LOC115973816, which produces MFVCICRKKLFKIKVNKIIFKIEYVTKKIK